The genomic window ACGAAAACAAAATTTACGTAAAATGATTCTAAAAAACAATTTCCAGAAATGTGAAAAGAAGAATTTATATTCCTAGGCTACCTGCCTTTTTAGTCTTTTTCccgaaaatatttttcatttttcgattggcattttttttttttatcaatgaatattgcttttatTGTTACAACAATTATATTACTTTTAATGATTATTGTTTGTTAAGTATGACACAATTTCTTTTGAGAAAGAATGtcaattattcattgtgtaTGGATGTGTTTTGTTGTCTTctctgttcttttttttttaattacaaaacgGTTATGCAACACCCGAATAGATTTCTGATTACACCCGTGTAGACTTAGGAGCTTTGTTGCGGATGCAAATGTGAAGGCCCCATAAAATATAGTTCAGAAAGCtgtaaaaattttgtaaatcaaaaatCGGTTGTAAAATATAAAGCTCTTGGACATGCTTTAGAGTATTATTTATGGTAAAGTAACAAGTTTCTACGCTAGTGCAGCGTCATTTTACCTGTCATATGTCGACAAGAGAAGAGATCTGTTAACAATCATTTTTGTCAAATAATGTAAGCTAGTGTGTTAGCTACGGATAAGAAAAACTATGCGCAACGATTTCTTGCCAAATGttaggtatttataaattaatattcaaCTAATCAGAGTGAACATTCAagtatattcaaatatttacagGTCTGCATAATTGTATAGATTTTTTAACCCTATTACCCACCATAGTTAACTTCCTTCAAAGTTGTTTTGAACGTCAACTGCCCATGAATCAAGATAACGGCTCTTTCTTGAACGGAGAGTATGCGTTATACATATCAAAGTTCAATGGTTATCGCAATGACCTTGTGTTGTGGTGTATGTATATGAAACGAAGCGTACGAGTGTTATATTTACGCAGTCCAAGTACCTCTGTGTAGAAGTTTGCGTCTTGTTTTATTGTCAATAATAAATCTGTGTTCACAAATTTTATAAAGCTTGGATCACACTCCTTTCTATAAATCTAATGAAGAAGTCTTAATTTTCTTTCCTGAAGCTGCCTTCACTAATGATATGGGTTAAAAGCATAATGTTACCTTTTACATCATTTATTATTAACAGCGAAGCTTTTCCATTTAcctaatcattttattttggttcattttattttgatggcTAAGTTGATTTGCAAACAATTCTTTGAATTTGAAACAAATCTAAACACGTTAGTCAAATTATCAAGGGAAAGTGTTGCAACATAAGCATGATTAATATTCAAAAAGGTAGCAGAAGCggttatttcttctttttgaaCATAAGATAGACTTCCTGACAACTTGCATTGATAATATCCAAGGTACCCATGTTTAATTTCTATTATTTATAGCCTTTAGGTAAGTGCATTGTAAATGCATGCCAATAAAGCGTTGTTGGAACTGACActatatatatcaataaagGGGATACGCCTTAagctgatttgtttttttttcaaatgtcatTATTTGCAAAACATTCGTCGTGTCTTAAGCTGATATACAACTGATTTGCTATCAATTGATTACATGGAGTTTAACAGTATTGTTATTTGTTCCCTTTCATATTGCATCAAACCCTTGTCTATACGTAACAGATTATCAATGACCCAATTTGGGGACCTATAGAACTGCATCCGTTGTGCATCAGGATCATCGACACTCCACAGTTTCAACGACTTCGATCCATTAAACAGCTTGGTGGATGCTCCTTTGTCTACCCAGGCGCTTGCCATACTAGATTTGAACACTCTATCGGGTAAACGTAATTAAAAAAGGTGTCGTATATTTTGACACTATAAAGATATGCTTCTCAGAAGCAgttcattaaatatatttttcgaTTTTGATTAAATCTACAGAACATCATATTTGGCGAGAAGATTAGGCCAAGAACTACAAAAGAAAATAGCTGCAGAACAGTTAAATGAGCTCGAAATAACAGATGAAGAAATTCTTTGTTTAGAAGTAGCAGGACTTTGCCATGACTTAGGTAggtatatcattttatattaccGAGTTTACCGGTGATTGTAGATACTGAGTCAAAAATGTGTTGTTTTCGTTAATGTGTAGGCCATGGTCCATTTTCCCACTTGTTTGATCTACAATTCTTTAAGAAGGCAAAACCTGGTGAAACATGGGAAGTAAGTAAAAGCACGTGTGTAGCTTTTATAATGCTTAATTTAAATGTAATGTAATCAAACTCCAATTTCAAATGCAATGTAATTTCTagcaaagaaaaacaaagagagtatacaaatatgtattttgtgCCATTAATGCCTAATGTTCCGTTGTGTCTACATTTAACTCTTACATCATTAGCACGAGGACGCATCAATTAAAATGATCCaaggaatttttgaaatcattCAGCAAGATTATGTTAACGATGAGGAAATTAAATTCATCGCAGATCTAGTTAAGGTACTTTTTCTTACGTTTGAtacatttattgttttgaatgaatttgacttattgatttattttttttattttacactgcCAATAACAAAAGAGTTAAATCTCAATACTTATACATTATCATTTAAATCTGTAACTATTCACACATGTCGGTGGTCATTCATTTCAAACAGCAAACGGACGAAACTTGCACAGAAAAGCGTGAAACCAAACCTTTCCTTTACGAGGTATAAGTACTCATTCGTTtgctacattaaaaaaaataatggcctACTGCATTTTAAACTGTTAAGGATTTATTCTAACAATTCagggaagttttttttttctttaaaaaagatatttcatgaaatcaatatctttgaaaaataagtagattattttttttttttacaaaatatcatgTGAATTTCTACAGATAATTGCCAACGATTTAAACAAGATTGACGTGGACAAATGGGATTATTTTTCAAGAGACTGTCATATGCTGGGACTCCATCACAATTTCCAATGCGAGAGAAGCATCAAAGTTGCCAGATTAGTGAAACATAACGGGAAATACCACATCAGCTTTCCAAAATCGGCACGTCTTGTAATAGTTttaacaggtcgagaccactatattttgtgacgtcggcataaatttgcatactaaattagccatctgtttacttttatcgacaaaccaatcaggtgaatgagttgcaaggcattgtgggctactacaaaTTTCAGTGTATACATAGcgtattgtaaatatataccattttgaattgtcgtttggaaactcattttgaacgatttttcagaatttatgaacTTCAAGGtaatatggacaattatgtctgaacttcaatatctatgctcacatttgaataatattgcatatgaggacttatatcaacctatttaaatacctCATTGTCAATGTTTaaaagagaggtacgtcctattgaattagaagcagtgagtaccgtttttcacgtgataccccatatttgggacaacattagtagaatgcgcgttgatattttcttcagggacattcatcagaatgcttaacagacaaaatactatatgctgcgtagcttgcgcttctgcgtttgtatatttgtgcatttctactaccgtggctattcacgtatgttaaaaatgtacagttacctgtatttatttctagtgcacaatgataaagtcatCAATACACAAttgtgcatttttttcttatcaaaatctgtttgtacttgtatgcgtatgttttttagtcgtttgatactgatcattatttgaagcaacaattgatcaactaaaacaacagtatttttcattgtgagcatggaacaaagttaatggtacgtaatctttccCTTTTTACCTTCTGAAGTAAAAATCAAGAAgtacaaacattccggcaagcaataaaacattgtgaataaaacagacaaaaaccatGTGCGTTTGTTGAACCGTAAACACGTTGTAGACCGTCATGCCTTGCAACCcattcactggattggagaatctgtttgaagtaaatactgtcacgtgttaaataatgctatccatataaggtagtgtacccgacctgtttAATCTTACAAATACTTTACTTGTAAACGGTATAGATTTCATACTTTGGCCTTGTTTGATATAAAGGAGGCTGTAAAGATGATTGTATGGTGGGAGTTGTGGCTACATAAAGACTATTTTAATAATCAGTACTTAAAAAGCTAATTATAATGCCTAAGAAAAATATTCCAATTCATATCCTAAAATCATGGTATTTTTCTTatctgaaaaacattttattgccaaagttattatatttatattttaaggcAGATTTGATAGTTCATATGTTGACCACCTAGTCTCCATAAATACGtactatttaataaataaatcagtAAAGGAATGCAGTAGAACCTTCTTACCTGTGTGGAAGTATAACTTATTTTGCCGTGTTTTTAGGTCACGATAATATTACCAAACATTGCATCATTTACATATGTACACACATAAAATCCACTTATAAAAGTTAATGCACAAAATCTTATAGCACATGTACCTGTGTGCCGAAGCCTATTAATAAGTAGTATTCCGTTTTACATTATATTATCCATATGTCTCAACACCAGGACCGCAGTCTCTAGACTTTCTGGATATGCGTCTGCTAAAGTATAACCTGTTTGTTTTTGTAGGAGTATTTTAATCTGTTTGACATGTTTTACACCCGGTTTACTTTGCACCGTCGAGCTTACCAACATTCTGTGACCAAAGCTGTAGAAATGATGTAAGTTTTTTGCAAAGATATATACTTTAAATTTAGATGATGTCTGAATAGAAGATAACAGATCAGGAGTGCGTTTTACAAAGGAACCTACGACAAAGTTGTAAACATTTTCAGCATCATGGAATGCTCTTTGACATACacatttatataaaaccatTAGATTTActctgattttaatttttgtaattgtatttaatagccaataaattcaaacatttattaGTTTTTGATGATAAGCATTCATTATTTGGTCTTAAATCTTAATATCGTTGTATAATGCAGCCCTGGGCTAAAATGTCACATTCATTAGGCAAAATGTCTTGTAaccaaataaaaacattttcgttttaatttaaagGATAGCAGATGCGTTTTTGAACGCAGACGAAAGCCTGATGTTTCCACCTAATCAAACGGAGTAAGTATT from Magallana gigas chromosome 9, xbMagGiga1.1, whole genome shotgun sequence includes these protein-coding regions:
- the LOC105321268 gene encoding deoxynucleoside triphosphate triphosphohydrolase SAMHD1 isoform X2, yielding MYICSCLPFSLVYFLQTGEGWKGKELLVPLRLSKKRLRNRMETKIINDPIWGPIELHPLCIRIIDTPQFQRLRSIKQLGGCSFVYPGACHTRFEHSIGTSYLARRLGQELQKKIAAEQLNELEITDEEILCLEVAGLCHDLGHGPFSHLFDLQFFKKAKPGETWEHEDASIKMIQGIFEIIQQDYVNDEEIKFIADLVKIIANDLNKIDVDKWDYFSRDCHMLGLHHNFQCERSIKVARLVKHNGKYHISFPKSEYFNLFDMFYTRFTLHRRAYQHSVTKAVEMMIADAFLNADESLMFPPNQTEQWCLSETVKDMRAYLWVTDDILNQIRTLNPDGNDKIKKAQEIVDRIYRRDFYKVIGEKRVKWRDESKSLPKNCLKKWMEEKLTTDKDLFEIQEVVFHYGSGMTNPMNNVKLHRNIKKASEKEKETEHCNGDKGKTSKTYKRVQRAVMTKDEISDMLPAKFQQIYFRLVWKGDTSPQSYQKILLEFSKLKGYDDKDIKVDFIDTMQVDDSEKSD
- the LOC105321268 gene encoding deoxynucleoside triphosphate triphosphohydrolase SAMHD1 isoform X1, with amino-acid sequence MYICSCLPFSLVYFLQTGEGWKGKELLVPLRLSKKRLRNRMETKIINDPIWGPIELHPLCIRIIDTPQFQRLRSIKQLGGCSFVYPGACHTRFEHSIGTSYLARRLGQELQKKIAAEQLNELEITDEEILCLEVAGLCHDLGHGPFSHLFDLQFFKKAKPGETWEHEDASIKMIQGIFEIIQQDYVNDEEIKFIADLVKQTDETCTEKRETKPFLYEIIANDLNKIDVDKWDYFSRDCHMLGLHHNFQCERSIKVARLVKHNGKYHISFPKSEYFNLFDMFYTRFTLHRRAYQHSVTKAVEMMIADAFLNADESLMFPPNQTEQWCLSETVKDMRAYLWVTDDILNQIRTLNPDGNDKIKKAQEIVDRIYRRDFYKVIGEKRVKWRDESKSLPKNCLKKWMEEKLTTDKDLFEIQEVVFHYGSGMTNPMNNVKLHRNIKKASEKEKETEHCNGDKGKTSKTYKRVQRAVMTKDEISDMLPAKFQQIYFRLVWKGDTSPQSYQKILLEFSKLKGYDDKDIKVDFIDTMQVDDSEKSD
- the LOC105321268 gene encoding deoxynucleoside triphosphate triphosphohydrolase SAMHD1 isoform X3 translates to METKIINDPIWGPIELHPLCIRIIDTPQFQRLRSIKQLGGCSFVYPGACHTRFEHSIGTSYLARRLGQELQKKIAAEQLNELEITDEEILCLEVAGLCHDLGHGPFSHLFDLQFFKKAKPGETWEHEDASIKMIQGIFEIIQQDYVNDEEIKFIADLVKQTDETCTEKRETKPFLYEIIANDLNKIDVDKWDYFSRDCHMLGLHHNFQCERSIKVARLVKHNGKYHISFPKSEYFNLFDMFYTRFTLHRRAYQHSVTKAVEMMIADAFLNADESLMFPPNQTEQWCLSETVKDMRAYLWVTDDILNQIRTLNPDGNDKIKKAQEIVDRIYRRDFYKVIGEKRVKWRDESKSLPKNCLKKWMEEKLTTDKDLFEIQEVVFHYGSGMTNPMNNVKLHRNIKKASEKEKETEHCNGDKGKTSKTYKRVQRAVMTKDEISDMLPAKFQQIYFRLVWKGDTSPQSYQKILLEFSKLKGYDDKDIKVDFIDTMQVDDSEKSD
- the LOC105321268 gene encoding deoxynucleoside triphosphate triphosphohydrolase SAMHD1 isoform X4, with protein sequence MYICSCLPFSLVYFLQTGEGWKGKELLVPLRLSKKRLRNRMETKIINDPIWGPIELHPLCIRIIDTPQFQRLRSIKQLGGCSFVYPGACHTRFEHSIGTSYLARRLGQELQKKIAAEQLNELEITDEEILCLEVAGLCHDLGHGPFSHLFDLQFFKKAKPGETWEHEDASIKMIQGIFEIIQQDYVNDEEIKFIADLVKQTDETCTEKRETKPFLYEIIANDLNKIDVDKWDYFSRDCHMLGLHHNFQCERSIKVARLVKHNGKYHISFPKSEYFNLFDMFYTRFTLHRRAYQHSVTKAVEMMIADAFLNADESLMFPPNQTEQWCLSETVKDMRAYLWVTDDILNQIRTLNPDGNDKIKKAQEIVDRIYRRDFYKVIGEKRVKWRDESKSLPKNCLKKWMEEKLTTDKDLFEIQISDMLPAKFQQIYFRLVWKGDTSPQSYQKILLEFSKLKGYDDKDIKVDFIDTMQVDDSEKSD